The genomic region ATTGTTAAAGGATATTTAGTTTTTAGTAAATATGTACATAGGAGGACTGTAACAAAAGTTACTGGTCTAACCATAGCTTTTGGTTACTTTTGTCCTGAACAAATTAGCAATGGAGAAATACCTAAAAATAATTCAGGATTCGTTTACCGGATATTTTAATTATCTGGTGCAGGAGATTACAACTCCTTCCTGGACCAATTATTTTTACTGGCTTATTGCCATTTCATTAGTTGTTTGGATTTTAGAGATTGCATTGCACTGGCGTAAAAGTCAGCCGATTTTTAGAAAAGGTTTTTGGCTTGATGGTTTTTATATTCTTTTCAATTTCTTCCTGTTTTCATTGATTGGCTACAATGCGTTATCGAATGTAGGCGTGGCGCTTTTCAATGATTTTTTGGGAGTTTTTGGAATCGAAAATTTGGTAGCCATAAACATACAGAACCTACCGGTGTGGACACAATTACTTATTATGTTTGTAATTGCCGATTTTATACAGTGGAATGTTCATCGACAATTACATAAACGCCCGTGGTTGTGGCAATTTCATAAAGTTCACCACAGCGTGAAAGAAATGGGTTTTGCTGCCCAGTTCAGATTTCATT from Zunongwangia profunda SM-A87 harbors:
- a CDS encoding sterol desaturase family protein, producing the protein MEKYLKIIQDSFTGYFNYLVQEITTPSWTNYFYWLIAISLVVWILEIALHWRKSQPIFRKGFWLDGFYILFNFFLFSLIGYNALSNVGVALFNDFLGVFGIENLVAINIQNLPVWTQLLIMFVIADFIQWNVHRQLHKRPWLWQFHKVHHSVKEMGFAAQFRFHFMETIVYKTAQYIPLAMIGFGIQEFFIIHMFSVLVGHLNHANVGWNYGFLGYIFNNPKMHIWHHSKELPEAYPYGMNFGLSLSIWDYIFKTAYIPKSGKSIELGFEGDEDFPKNFKDQMTFPFKK